A stretch of DNA from Plectropomus leopardus isolate mb unplaced genomic scaffold, YSFRI_Pleo_2.0 unplaced_scaffold4887, whole genome shotgun sequence:
TTCTGTatattgtgtgtatgttgtaTATATTATGTCTCAGCTACCTTTGCTCCGATGAGACAAATGTCCTTCACCATGTGCGACTGCATCATCTCAGCCATGAGCTGCGAGTGGCTCGGCGTGCTGATGAATGTGGAGCTGCTGTTGGGAGGACGCAGCTCTTTGAGGCCTGCAGGAACCTGAAGTTTCATGGAGACAAGAAAGAGCAAATTCActctcctttaaccctttgaaacctgagcgatttggcttgatttctttcacaaacatgggaagaagacaatgagcagcaaaagaagaaatgaccccaaaaataagcaagaaattagtaaaaagtaaaagaaaattaccaaaaaaactttgaaaaaacaccacagacatgacctggaaaaaatattctgattttgtaacataattttaaataggtaattacaaaaatgataaaaaaaactttttcccaagctttttttgtttttactttttccctagctttaaaaaaaatgttttcctaaatctacaaatttcttgtaatttgtgaaacatttcttatgagttgttcattgattttttcccccatgtttttgaaaggaattaCACCGATTTGCTGTGGGTTCAAAGgctgaaatacttgtgaaaggttttctttcaaaaacataggaagaagataacaagcaacaaaagaagaaatgacctcaaaattaggggaaaaaatagaaaaaagttgaaaaacatTAACTGGAAAAAGTCTGAAtgaaagataattttaaataagttattataaaaattttaaattaattttttcccttattttattcctttttttcctctgacttTTCCCCTCCCCAGTGGAGCaaagttttttaatttactaatttcttgtaatttgtaaaacatctattaaccaagttgctcattgacttttttcccacgtttttaaaagaaatcgcaTCAGTTGATGTGACTTCTggttataaagggttaaataatgaTTCACAGACATGTCAGCGTCAGTGACGCACAGCTGGGAACAAAATAAACTGTACTTTCCCAAAACAAAGTGTAATCAAACAACCCACGAGATACACCGCTCTGCATAAGAGAATAACTGCCGCGCTTTTACAAAACTTCAAACAGTTAATAAGAGTGACTTCATTTGTTTGGCTGGATGATCAGCACCACTATTCTGAGCAGTCCCGAATATCTCTGTCCTCCCAAACCGCACACGGTGACTCATtcacaaacactgtttttatccAAGACGCAGAATTAAAGGCCGATAAAGACGTTCCCTTCACAGCTTCAGTCACAGATAAGACGGGACTGACACAGAGCGTCTGTCGTGGGACAAAGAACGTCTCTGTGactcacttttttttgccagaaacatgttttatagtTCAGAATTTAATGACGgctgaaagacacacaaaagggGACAGTCAGATTATTTAGATCATCAATCACAAAGGAAACACCCGTTTTCAGtttcaattaaattcaattcagttttattatttgacCAAAATCTGGGTTGTAGACAgcgtttgttatttttgtttttggggggggggggggcttttggCCTTTAATGAATACGACAGactaagtgtgaaaggggaagagagagaaaggggaggacgcgcagcaaagggccaaagtCGGACTTGAAACAGCCTCCGTACGTGGGGCatctgctctatccactgagttACAGGGCGCACCAGCGCAGAAAAAACACCGTAAACAGCAGAGTTTTATGTCCTTAATCCACGATCAGAACAAAGCACCGAACAGGTTTTGAAGTTCAGTCCACATGGTCTGCTACCAGATTGGGgcttttcttttaaactgtttatAGTGAGTGAAGCAGTACCTGAAAGGTGATGTCCTTATTCGCAACATTTAATGTGACGTCTGCATGGCCCTCAACATCCTTCGCCCTGGACACACTCAAAATGGCGCTGGGTGCTGGCTGACGACGACCATCCAAAAGCTCAAACCTCTGTTAAACACGTGTAGGTCAAATTATTAGCTTTGAATAGTGTATCTGATATTATCTTCAGACGAAACAGAGCATGCACTTAACGGACAGATGACGGACACATTCGGTGGGTCACATGTCGACTTACGCTGAGCACGCCCTCCACGGCTCTGCGTCCATCCTTTCCCATGATGCTGTTGTAGGGGTAGAGTCTCTGGACGAGCTGCTGGGAGGACAGCATGGGGAAAGCATTCTGCAACAACACAGAAAAGACAAGCATCAGAGACCAGTGATACTCGATCCACAGCCTGAAGGCCTGAGCGGGTccccaatagggtgccaggtggccccccaaccattttctgattcacaataaaaatgaagttattcacactgggaattattttgtacttttagtgtacataagatgccagagtgcataaaaaaagcatcaaaatagagcttaaatattaaaaaatgcactaaagtcttagaaatgtccaaaaattttagagatgtcctaaaatcctaaaaatgaccaaaaatccttGGAATACCCTGAAATCCGAgatattttctaaaattgtagaaacttcacaaaatcctggaaatgtcctaaaatccgagacatgtcctaaaatctgagaaacatcccaaaatcctaaaaatttcaaagtcctagcaatgtcctaaaatcatagaaattatCCAGTATcataggaatgtcctaaaatccaagaaacaccttaaaatctgacaaatgtcctaaaatcagagaaacatccaaaaaatcctaaaagcgtcccaaagtcctagaaaaatccaacaattttaaaaacatccgaagatcctaaaaatgtctgaatatcctagaaacagcctgaccggcccctggcctcctgtcattttgtaaaagtggccccaaagtgTCCCTGCATTAGGCACCAACATCCATGAACCTAGagacacatatttttttcttttttgtcctggcctttcattttctctgtctctctcgggGACAGTAAGACGAAGACTCACCAGCACGCTGAGGGCAGGAGGCAGGTTGTCCACGGGGAAGTCAGGAAGGCCGAGGTTGGCTGATTCCTGGGAGCACAGCGTCGTGGCTAAAGACAGGAGCTGGGACACCCTGACACACAGGACGCAGAGAGTGTGAAAAACTACAGAGACTACAAAAACCACCGAAGAGAACGCACAAGTCAAACAAGCCATTTAACTAGGTCGAAATGTTAAATTTACCTTTCTGCTGCGATGTTTGGGCCTACTGTGTACAACAGCTCCAACtggtcctgaaaaaaaaacagtataaataataaaaagatgaacGTTGCGTGTAATATGTACATGTAAGTACATTTAAGGTTTGTGCATGTACGTTTTTGGAGGGAGGTCCCTGACACCTTTAGCCAaataacaaaactgaaaatcccAAAGTTGTGCATCTTGGGTATTTATCTGGGTGATTTAATTAAGAGTGATCGTCTCTTACGAGCTAAAAGAACAGCAGCTttaggatggacagacgtgaaCAAACCAAGTGTAAAGCAAAATGTTAAGGATTTATCATCATGTGCTGCTTTGGAAAAACTAGTATATATTACACAAGGAGAGCtgtcagtttttgaaaatattttaggagAGCTTCATGgactttttgaaacaaaatgttgaaaaaagaccAATAAAAAGCAAGGACGAGAGAGGGGTCGGGTCAATCAGAAATAAGAATATTAAGGGTTGCAGCTCAGTCTGAAACTACTTTAATTGTTATGTGTTTCTGTCTTAATGGTCTACttttatcattgttattttatttaattttaactcctttttcaacatttctgactcacatctttgtatttttttgggtttAATCTTTGTCGAATTTATTATCTTATGAGTTTTGTTACTTTTGATGGATTTGATTCACTCTTGTATTCGGGTGCTGGCTTGGttttgtgcagcacattgtgcttccacctggaatcagatgtttaaatgtttaaaagtttgttCTCAGTGtgtattattctttattattcaGGGTAATTAAAACAGTATCGCCGAGGAACTAACTTAACTCCCCGACTGACCTTAAACGGGAGGTAGTAGATGTCTCTGGCCTGGAAGCGAGAGCGGAGAGGAGGATCCAACGGG
This window harbors:
- the LOC121939469 gene encoding von Willebrand factor A domain-containing protein 8-like — protein: MLSADQPPTPSSPRRSSSPTSSSTRKQCAVRAATQGRVLVLEGLEKAERNVLPVLNNLLENREMQLEDGRFLMSSERYDKLLQEHTKEELDSWKIVRVSEDFRVIALGLPVPKYKGNPLDPPLRSRFQARDIYYLPFKDQLELLYTVGPNIAAERVSQLLSLATTLCSQESANLGLPDFPVDNLPPALSVLNAFPMLSSQQLVQRLYPYNSIMGKDGRRAVEGVLSRFELLDGRRQPAPSAILSVSRAKDVEGHADVTLNVANKDITFQVPAGLKELRPPNSSSTFISTPSHSQLMAEMMQSHMVKDICLIGAKGCGKSVIAREFAEMLGYSIEPVMLYQ